The following coding sequences are from one Arcobacter sp. CECT 8986 window:
- a CDS encoding molybdopterin molybdotransferase MoeA, producing MALNIKDTLKIIENLHPNLDFEIIPIEETINRISAEDIFANSALPKFANSAMDGYAILFNDKNSELDVIDTVFAGDNKNITLNKNTCVKIMTGAKIPSNATAIIPKEETKQLDNNKIKVKNKIKVKEFQHIKFIGEDISLNEKLINIGDRINFSKITLLSSQGISHLKVYKKPKIAVFASGEELKLHYEKIEDYQIYNSNTPTFIARAKELGCEVTFMGQAKDSVESIKELINNSLNADLIITSGGVSVGDADFTKEAFQTLDFDTIIDGIMIKPGKPTIFGKIKNTYILNLPGNPLASALIFELFGRLIVQKLIGSKNLFHNFILGKLSDELEIKKGRVSIIPGFFDGEYFHVIEKRSPGMVNVLSKANSMIVLDEKVEKLPKDYMLKILPINWKFFTDKKKDFITK from the coding sequence ATGGCTTTAAATATTAAAGATACATTAAAAATTATAGAGAATTTACATCCAAATTTAGACTTTGAAATTATTCCAATTGAAGAAACAATCAATAGAATTAGTGCTGAGGATATATTTGCAAATTCGGCACTTCCAAAGTTTGCTAATTCGGCAATGGATGGGTATGCTATATTATTTAATGATAAAAACAGTGAATTAGATGTAATTGATACAGTTTTTGCAGGTGATAATAAAAATATTACTTTAAATAAAAATACTTGTGTAAAAATAATGACTGGAGCAAAAATTCCCTCTAATGCAACAGCTATAATACCTAAAGAAGAGACAAAACAATTAGACAACAATAAAATAAAAGTAAAAAATAAAATAAAAGTAAAAGAGTTTCAACATATAAAATTTATTGGTGAAGATATAAGTTTAAATGAAAAACTTATAAATATTGGGGATAGAATAAATTTTTCTAAAATCACCCTACTATCTTCTCAAGGAATTTCTCATTTAAAAGTTTATAAAAAACCTAAAATTGCAGTTTTTGCATCGGGTGAAGAGTTAAAACTTCATTATGAAAAAATTGAAGACTATCAAATATATAATTCTAATACTCCAACCTTTATTGCAAGAGCTAAAGAGTTAGGTTGTGAAGTAACTTTTATGGGACAAGCAAAAGATAGTGTAGAATCAATAAAAGAGTTAATAAATAACTCTTTAAATGCTGATTTAATTATCACATCTGGTGGAGTTAGCGTTGGGGATGCAGACTTTACAAAAGAGGCTTTTCAAACTCTTGATTTTGATACTATAATTGATGGAATTATGATAAAACCAGGTAAGCCAACTATATTTGGTAAAATTAAAAATACATATATTTTAAACTTACCAGGGAATCCTTTGGCATCTGCTTTGATATTTGAACTTTTTGGACGATTAATTGTTCAAAAACTAATTGGTTCAAAGAATCTATTTCATAATTTTATTTTAGGAAAGTTATCAGATGAACTTGAGATAAAAAAAGGAAGAGTTTCAATTATTCCAGGATTTTTTGATGGTGAATATTTTCACGTAATTGAAAAAAGAAGTCCAGGAATGGTAAATGTACTTAGTAAAGCTAATAGCATGATAGTTTTAGATGAAAAAGTTGAAAAACTACCAAAAGATTATATGCTTAAAATCTTGCCTATAAATTGGAAATTTTTTACTGATAAGAAAAAGGATTTTATAACAAAATGA
- a CDS encoding histidine triad nucleotide-binding protein, which translates to MCIFCKIVDGEIPNNTVHENEDFLCFHDINPAAKVHVLIIPKKHYDSFDVIEPELMAKMTSFIHEVAQKLDVRKDGYRIITNIGEHGGQEVPHLHFHLLAGEYVGRLVGNKK; encoded by the coding sequence ATGTGTATATTTTGTAAAATTGTAGATGGTGAGATACCAAATAATACTGTTCATGAAAATGAAGATTTTTTATGCTTTCATGATATTAATCCAGCAGCAAAAGTTCATGTTCTAATAATTCCAAAAAAACATTATGATTCATTTGATGTTATTGAACCAGAATTAATGGCAAAAATGACAAGTTTTATTCATGAAGTTGCACAAAAACTAGATGTAAGAAAAGATGGTTATAGAATTATTACAAATATTGGAGAACATGGTGGACAAGAAGTTCCACATTTACATTTTCATCTTTTAGCTGGGGAATATGTAGGAAGATTAGTAGGAAATAAAAAGTAG
- a CDS encoding cytochrome b, which produces MAKFTKANSVGEWLDQRLNTTTLNKVLMTEYWIPKDINFLWAMGVLLATTFGILVISGIFLMMYYKPDVNLAFDSVNYTIMQEVAYGWLFRHMHGVAASVVFLIIYIHMFTGIYYGSYKQGREMIWISGMLLFVVFSAAGFSGYMLPWGQMSYWAAMVITNLFGGIPFIGPDLVVWIRGDFNVADATLTRFFMLHVFLLPIVIMALIAFHFYTLRIPHVNNQDSEELDFDAEAEKYLSGNKKESKVIPFWPIFISKDLAVLGIFLLFYFYLVFFHYEFAMDPVNFDPADNMATPPHIYPEWYFLWSYEVLRGFFFDIGPMKAFDIGLAAFGFANAIFLFLPFLDRDTKILPAHKRPGFFVWFWILMADLIVLTIWGKLPPTGANAWVGFVAATLFIVLFILLPVISKIDAKKRGE; this is translated from the coding sequence ATGGCAAAATTTACTAAAGCAAACTCTGTAGGTGAGTGGTTAGATCAAAGATTAAATACTACTACGCTTAACAAAGTTTTAATGACTGAGTATTGGATTCCAAAAGATATTAACTTCTTATGGGCAATGGGTGTATTATTAGCTACAACATTTGGAATTTTAGTAATTTCTGGAATTTTCTTAATGATGTATTACAAACCAGATGTAAACTTAGCATTTGATTCTGTTAACTATACAATTATGCAAGAAGTTGCATACGGTTGGTTATTTAGACATATGCATGGTGTTGCTGCATCAGTTGTATTCTTAATTATTTATATACATATGTTTACTGGTATCTATTATGGTTCTTATAAACAAGGTAGAGAAATGATTTGGATTTCGGGTATGTTACTATTTGTAGTATTTAGTGCTGCTGGATTCTCTGGATATATGTTACCATGGGGACAAATGTCTTACTGGGCTGCAATGGTTATTACTAACCTTTTTGGTGGTATCCCATTTATTGGTCCTGATTTAGTTGTATGGATTAGAGGTGACTTTAACGTTGCTGATGCTACATTAACTAGATTCTTTATGTTACATGTATTCTTATTACCAATTGTTATTATGGCATTAATTGCATTCCACTTTTATACATTAAGAATTCCTCACGTTAATAATCAAGACTCTGAAGAACTTGATTTTGATGCTGAAGCTGAAAAATATTTAAGTGGTAATAAAAAAGAATCAAAAGTTATTCCATTCTGGCCTATCTTTATTTCTAAAGATTTAGCTGTACTTGGTATTTTCTTATTATTCTATTTTTACTTAGTATTCTTCCATTATGAATTTGCAATGGACCCAGTTAACTTTGATCCAGCTGATAATATGGCTACACCACCACACATTTATCCTGAGTGGTATTTCTTATGGTCATATGAAGTATTAAGAGGTTTCTTCTTTGATATTGGACCTATGAAGGCGTTTGATATTGGACTAGCAGCATTTGGTTTTGCTAATGCTATTTTCCTATTCTTACCATTCTTAGATAGAGACACAAAAATTTTACCAGCACATAAAAGACCAGGATTTTTCGTTTGGTTCTGGATATTAATGGCAGACTTAATTGTATTAACTATTTGGGGTAAATTACCTCCAACAGGTGCAAATGCATGGGTTGGATTTGTAGCAGCTACACTATTTATTGTACTGTTTATCCTATTACCAGTTATTTCAAAAATTGATGCTAAAAAGAGAGGTGAGTAA
- a CDS encoding beta-ketoacyl-ACP synthase II, with protein sequence MRRVVVTGLGTINSVGNNVEDSFKAVVDGVCGIDTISLFDASEYPVQIAGEVKNFDPTEVMDKKDVKKADRFIQLGIKAANEAMKDAKFIDDENKKVDDSISERFGIISASGIGGLGTIEKNSVVCQNRGPRKISPFFIPSSLVNMLGGFISIEHGLRGPSLSHVTACAASTHALADGVKTIVTGGADRILVVGAESAICGAGVGGFASMKALSTRNDDPKKASRPFDKDRDGFVMGEGAGALVLETLESAQERGAKIYAEVIGFGESADANHITAPVVDGPLRAMKAALSMAKANVGDDLKIDYINAHGTSTPVGDGNEVKAIKELFNNDCPIVSSTKGQVGHCLGAAGAIEAIFTIKALNEGIIPPTINLENPDENCDLDFVPLKGRKAELTTVMSNNFGFGGTNGSVIFKKI encoded by the coding sequence ATGAGAAGAGTTGTTGTAACTGGTTTAGGTACTATTAATTCTGTAGGAAATAATGTAGAGGATTCATTCAAAGCTGTAGTAGATGGTGTATGTGGTATTGATACTATTAGTCTATTTGATGCTAGTGAATATCCTGTACAAATAGCAGGTGAAGTAAAAAACTTTGACCCTACAGAAGTTATGGACAAGAAAGATGTAAAAAAAGCTGACAGATTTATTCAATTAGGTATAAAAGCAGCTAATGAAGCTATGAAAGATGCAAAATTCATAGATGATGAAAATAAAAAAGTTGATGACTCTATATCAGAAAGATTTGGGATTATATCTGCATCAGGTATCGGTGGATTAGGAACAATAGAGAAAAACTCAGTTGTTTGTCAAAATAGAGGTCCAAGGAAAATCTCTCCTTTCTTTATTCCATCTTCATTAGTTAATATGTTAGGTGGATTTATTTCAATTGAACATGGATTAAGAGGTCCAAGTTTATCTCATGTTACTGCTTGTGCAGCTTCAACTCATGCACTTGCTGATGGTGTTAAAACAATTGTAACTGGTGGTGCTGATAGAATTTTAGTAGTTGGTGCTGAAAGTGCTATTTGTGGTGCTGGTGTTGGTGGATTTGCATCAATGAAAGCATTATCAACAAGAAATGATGACCCTAAAAAAGCTTCTAGACCATTTGATAAAGATAGAGATGGATTTGTAATGGGAGAAGGAGCTGGTGCACTAGTTCTTGAAACATTAGAGTCTGCACAAGAAAGAGGTGCAAAAATCTATGCTGAAGTTATTGGATTTGGTGAAAGTGCAGATGCAAACCACATCACTGCACCAGTAGTTGATGGTCCATTAAGAGCAATGAAAGCAGCTCTTTCTATGGCTAAAGCTAATGTAGGTGATGATTTAAAAATTGATTATATCAATGCACACGGTACATCTACACCAGTTGGTGATGGAAATGAAGTAAAAGCTATTAAAGAGTTATTTAATAATGATTGCCCTATCGTATCTTCTACAAAAGGTCAAGTTGGACATTGTTTAGGTGCAGCTGGAGCAATTGAAGCAATTTTTACAATAAAAGCTTTAAATGAAGGGATTATCCCTCCAACAATAAATCTTGAGAATCCAGATGAAAACTGCGATTTAGACTTTGTTCCTTTAAAAGGAAGAAAAGCAGAGTTAACTACTGTTATGAGTAACAACTTTGGATTTGGTGGAACAAACGGTTCTGTTATATTCAAAAAGATTTAA
- a CDS encoding 6-carboxytetrahydropterin synthase, with protein sequence MHWKISKEFDFCYGHRVWSQTLNTEFSLDGCLKCRHLHGHQGKIIVYLESEQLNNGMVTDFKHLNWFKQFLDDALDHKFILDINDPLFDTLLPNVKKESLIKFDEGYYLVDLTQFNDEQTHMIELYEGYVIVDFVPTSENLSAWFLKIVQNKMKKLNIKVSHVEFLETPKSKSTFYA encoded by the coding sequence ATGCATTGGAAAATTTCAAAAGAGTTTGATTTTTGTTATGGACATAGAGTTTGGTCTCAAACTCTAAATACAGAATTTTCTCTTGATGGATGTTTGAAGTGTAGACACTTACATGGACACCAAGGTAAAATAATTGTATATTTAGAATCTGAACAATTAAACAATGGTATGGTTACAGATTTTAAACATTTAAATTGGTTCAAACAATTTTTAGATGATGCACTTGATCATAAATTTATTCTTGATATCAATGACCCACTATTTGATACTTTACTTCCAAATGTAAAAAAAGAGTCTTTAATTAAATTTGATGAAGGTTATTATTTAGTGGATTTAACACAATTTAATGATGAACAAACTCATATGATAGAGTTATATGAAGGTTATGTTATTGTTGATTTTGTACCAACTAGTGAAAACTTATCAGCTTGGTTTTTAAAAATAGTTCAAAATAAAATGAAAAAATTAAATATAAAAGTATCTCATGTTGAGTTTTTAGAAACTCCAAAAAGTAAAAGTACTTTTTATGCTTGA
- a CDS encoding 7-carboxy-7-deazaguanine synthase QueE, with protein sequence MLEVNEIFGPTIQGEGKRVGTSSVFIRFGKCNFRCEGFAVEYETPSGIKKCACDSYYAVDPAFKDQWLTFSSSNDLIKEVEKYLPSYKCDIVITGGEPLLYWKNEEFQKLLKYYIENGYKVTIETNASLNIDITQDYQKEILFSMSVKLSNSLEPLRKRVNIKTLTNIITKCDDKYLKFVINKDFLNDSKKEIFDILKQIPEVEVYLMPMGDNGVSMQENSEAVINLALENGFKYCDRLHIRVWDNKRGV encoded by the coding sequence ATGCTTGAAGTAAATGAGATATTTGGACCAACAATACAAGGGGAAGGTAAAAGAGTAGGAACTTCTTCTGTATTTATTAGATTTGGTAAATGTAATTTTAGATGTGAAGGTTTTGCAGTAGAGTATGAAACACCAAGTGGAATAAAAAAGTGTGCCTGTGATTCATATTATGCAGTTGATCCAGCTTTTAAAGACCAGTGGCTTACATTCTCTTCATCAAATGATTTAATAAAAGAAGTTGAAAAATATCTTCCTTCATATAAATGTGATATTGTTATTACAGGAGGAGAGCCTCTTTTATATTGGAAAAATGAAGAGTTTCAAAAACTATTAAAATATTATATAGAAAATGGTTATAAGGTTACAATAGAGACAAATGCATCTTTAAATATTGATATTACTCAAGATTACCAAAAAGAGATTCTTTTTTCAATGAGTGTGAAATTAAGTAATTCATTGGAGCCTTTAAGAAAAAGAGTAAATATAAAAACTCTTACAAATATAATTACAAAATGCGATGACAAATATCTAAAATTTGTAATAAATAAAGATTTTTTAAATGATTCAAAAAAAGAAATTTTTGATATTTTAAAACAAATTCCAGAAGTTGAAGTCTATTTAATGCCAATGGGAGATAACGGAGTTTCAATGCAAGAAAATAGTGAAGCTGTGATTAATTTAGCACTTGAAAATGGCTTTAAATATTGCGATAGATTACACATAAGAGTATGGGATAACAAAAGAGGTGTATAA
- the fabG gene encoding 3-oxoacyl-ACP reductase FabG, whose amino-acid sequence MKFSGKNVLVTGASRGIGAQIAKTLATHGLKVWINYRSGADAAIKIKEEIEAAGGCAAVIKADVTSEEEFTAAIKTVVDADGELSYLVNNAGITKDKLALRMSVEDFTDVINANLTSAFIGCKGALKVMGKKRFGAVVNISSIVGEMGNPGQTNYSASKGGLNAMTKSFAKEAAARGIRYNAVTPGFIQTDMTDELKDEIKAEYERNIPLSRFGQPSEIADAVAFLLSDYSSYITGEILKVNGGLYV is encoded by the coding sequence ATGAAATTTAGTGGTAAAAATGTATTAGTTACAGGTGCTAGCAGAGGTATTGGAGCACAAATAGCTAAAACATTAGCAACACATGGTTTAAAAGTATGGATAAACTATAGAAGCGGTGCAGATGCAGCAATCAAAATCAAAGAAGAGATTGAAGCTGCTGGAGGATGCGCTGCTGTAATTAAAGCTGATGTTACTTCTGAAGAAGAGTTTACAGCTGCAATAAAAACTGTGGTTGATGCAGATGGAGAACTTTCATACTTAGTAAACAATGCAGGTATTACAAAAGATAAATTAGCATTAAGAATGTCAGTTGAAGATTTTACAGATGTAATTAATGCAAATTTAACTTCTGCTTTTATTGGATGTAAAGGTGCACTAAAAGTTATGGGTAAAAAAAGATTTGGTGCAGTAGTTAACATCTCTTCTATTGTTGGAGAAATGGGAAATCCTGGTCAAACTAATTACTCTGCTTCAAAAGGTGGATTAAATGCAATGACTAAATCTTTTGCAAAAGAAGCAGCTGCTAGAGGTATTAGATATAATGCAGTTACTCCTGGATTTATTCAAACTGATATGACAGATGAATTAAAAGATGAGATTAAGGCTGAATATGAAAGAAATATTCCATTAAGTAGATTTGGGCAACCAAGTGAAATCGCAGATGCAGTAGCATTTTTACTTAGTGATTATTCTTCTTATATTACTGGTGAAATATTAAAAGTTAACGGTGGATTATACGTTTAA
- the queC gene encoding 7-cyano-7-deazaguanine synthase QueC: MKKAVCILSGGMDSTLASYIAKNEGYEIIAVHFNYGQRTEKRELKAFRDICKDLYIKEKYEIDIPFFTQIGASALTDKSIDVPVDGVEAGVPITYVPFRNGIFLSIATAIAEKENASALYIGVVEEDSSGYPDCTDEFIKSINHSINTGTKDTTNIEIKTPLVHLLKSEIVLKAMELNVPLELTWSCYKEEEEACGVCDSCRLRLNGFEKANSKDKIPYKAK, encoded by the coding sequence ATGAAAAAAGCAGTTTGTATATTAAGTGGAGGGATGGACTCTACATTAGCATCATATATAGCCAAAAATGAAGGTTATGAAATTATTGCTGTTCATTTTAATTATGGACAAAGAACAGAAAAAAGAGAGCTAAAAGCATTTAGAGATATTTGTAAAGATTTATATATTAAAGAAAAATATGAGATTGATATTCCATTTTTTACACAAATAGGAGCAAGTGCTTTAACAGATAAAAGTATTGATGTACCTGTTGATGGAGTTGAAGCTGGTGTTCCTATTACATATGTACCTTTTAGAAATGGTATTTTTCTATCTATTGCAACTGCAATTGCAGAAAAAGAGAATGCAAGTGCTTTATATATAGGTGTAGTTGAAGAGGATAGTTCTGGGTATCCTGACTGTACTGATGAATTTATAAAATCTATAAATCATAGTATTAATACAGGAACAAAAGATACAACAAATATAGAGATAAAGACACCTCTTGTTCATCTATTAAAAAGTGAAATTGTATTAAAAGCAATGGAACTAAATGTACCTTTAGAATTAACTTGGTCTTGCTATAAAGAAGAGGAAGAAGCTTGTGGTGTTTGTGATAGTTGTAGATTAAGACTAAATGGTTTTGAAAAAGCAAATAGTAAAGATAAAATACCATATAAGGCAAAATAA
- a CDS encoding 16S rRNA (uracil(1498)-N(3))-methyltransferase has translation MQFTYDSLAKSDVLKIENENYKHIIKARRHKVGDILAFRNLEDSFLYFYEITLIDKRSAILNLKSSEEKIVEVNNKLHIGWCIVDPKTIEKELPYLNELGVEKITFIPCDYSQNNFKLNIEKMEKILINSSQQCGRSSYIKLEMASSLDEFIKANPDSFMINFSNKNIEECKSEIKIVIIGCEGGFSKAEVENFNKEKIVGFNTPLILKSQTAVTAVASKILI, from the coding sequence ATGCAATTTACATATGATAGTTTAGCAAAAAGTGATGTTCTTAAAATAGAAAATGAAAACTATAAGCACATAATAAAAGCAAGAAGACATAAAGTAGGGGATATTTTAGCTTTTAGAAATTTAGAAGATAGTTTTTTATATTTTTATGAGATTACTCTTATTGACAAAAGAAGTGCTATTTTAAATCTTAAATCATCTGAAGAAAAAATAGTTGAAGTTAATAATAAATTACATATTGGTTGGTGTATTGTTGACCCTAAAACAATCGAAAAAGAGTTACCATATTTAAATGAATTAGGTGTTGAAAAAATTACATTTATTCCATGTGATTATTCTCAAAATAATTTCAAATTAAATATTGAAAAAATGGAAAAAATATTAATCAACTCTTCTCAACAATGTGGAAGAAGCTCTTATATAAAATTAGAAATGGCTTCAAGTTTAGATGAATTTATAAAAGCAAATCCAGATTCCTTTATGATTAACTTCTCAAATAAAAATATTGAAGAGTGTAAAAGTGAAATCAAAATAGTTATTATTGGTTGTGAGGGTGGATTTTCTAAAGCTGAGGTAGAAAATTTCAATAAAGAAAAAATTGTAGGTTTTAATACACCTCTTATTTTAAAATCTCAAACAGCTGTAACAGCAGTAGCTTCAAAAATATTAATTTAA
- a CDS encoding Rieske 2Fe-2S domain-containing protein: MSNETNRRDFLGYTFAAVAAVGGAASLVGMKKAWDPLPSVLSSGFTEFDLSTVKAGHPSTIMWRGKPVFILKKTADMQPNKRDLIINGDRYTIAIGLCTHLGCIPAWKKTKWKCPCHGGEFNASGEEIFGPPPRPLDLPPFSISGTKIVLGEEGPEYKKIAAAIKA; encoded by the coding sequence ATGTCTAACGAAACAAATAGACGAGATTTTCTTGGGTATACATTTGCTGCAGTTGCTGCAGTTGGTGGTGCTGCTTCTTTAGTTGGAATGAAGAAAGCATGGGATCCACTTCCAAGTGTATTATCTAGCGGATTTACTGAATTTGATTTAAGTACAGTAAAAGCTGGTCATCCAAGTACAATCATGTGGAGAGGAAAACCCGTATTTATACTTAAAAAAACTGCTGATATGCAACCTAATAAAAGAGACTTAATTATTAACGGTGATAGATATACAATTGCAATTGGATTATGTACTCACCTAGGATGTATTCCTGCTTGGAAAAAAACAAAATGGAAATGTCCATGTCACGGTGGCGAGTTCAATGCCAGCGGTGAAGAAATTTTTGGTCCACCACCAAGACCTCTTGACTTACCTCCATTTAGTATTTCTGGTACTAAAATTGTTCTAGGTGAAGAAGGTCCTGAGTATAAAAAAATCGCTGCTGCGATTAAGGCATAA
- the accA gene encoding acetyl-CoA carboxylase carboxyl transferase subunit alpha, whose protein sequence is MATYLDFEDKIKQIEEDILVAKSRSDEPAVSILENKLEKEVQKTFKNLNDYQKLQLARHPDRPYALDYIRGLLTDAYEIHGDRHYVDDNAIVCFLGYMGEQKVMVIGEQKGRGTKNKLKRNFGMPSPEGYRKALRCAKMAEKFGIPILMLVDTPGAYPGIGAEERNQSEAIAKNLYEFSNLKTPTVSVVIGEGGSGGALAISVADKLAMMRYSVYAVISPEGCAAILWNDPAHAETAANSLKITAEALKSLELIDDVIEEPLIGAHKRKEDAIQALGDYFLNSLAELREQSVEERLNKRYEKLMNLGKFESDKK, encoded by the coding sequence TTGGCAACTTATTTAGATTTTGAAGACAAGATAAAACAAATTGAAGAAGACATCTTAGTTGCAAAAAGCCGTTCTGATGAGCCTGCTGTAAGTATACTAGAAAATAAACTTGAAAAAGAAGTACAAAAAACTTTCAAAAATTTAAACGATTATCAAAAACTTCAACTTGCACGTCATCCTGATAGACCATATGCTTTAGATTATATTAGAGGTCTATTAACTGATGCATATGAAATCCATGGTGATAGACATTATGTTGATGACAATGCAATTGTATGTTTTCTAGGTTATATGGGCGAACAAAAAGTAATGGTTATTGGTGAGCAAAAAGGTAGAGGTACTAAAAATAAATTAAAAAGAAACTTCGGTATGCCTAGTCCAGAAGGATATAGAAAAGCTCTAAGATGTGCAAAAATGGCTGAGAAATTCGGTATTCCAATTTTAATGCTAGTAGACACTCCAGGTGCATATCCAGGAATTGGGGCAGAAGAGAGAAATCAAAGTGAAGCAATTGCTAAAAACTTATATGAATTCTCTAATTTAAAAACACCTACTGTTTCAGTTGTTATTGGTGAAGGTGGTTCTGGTGGTGCACTTGCAATTTCAGTTGCAGATAAACTTGCAATGATGAGATACTCAGTATATGCAGTAATCTCACCTGAAGGATGTGCAGCAATTTTATGGAATGACCCAGCTCATGCAGAAACTGCAGCTAACTCTTTAAAAATTACAGCAGAAGCATTAAAAAGTTTAGAACTTATTGATGATGTAATTGAAGAGCCATTAATTGGTGCTCATAAAAGAAAAGAGGATGCTATTCAAGCATTAGGTGATTATTTTTTAAATTCTTTAGCAGAGTTAAGAGAACAAAGTGTTGAAGAAAGATTAAATAAAAGATATGAAAAACTAATGAACTTAGGTAAATTTGAAAGTGATAAAAAGTAG
- the acpP gene encoding acyl carrier protein has protein sequence MALLDDVKEVVVEQLDCDIAEIKEDSKFIEDLGADSLDVVELVMALEEKFDIEIPDEDAEGIQTVADAIKYIEEHA, from the coding sequence ATGGCATTATTAGATGATGTAAAAGAAGTAGTAGTAGAGCAACTAGATTGTGATATTGCAGAAATTAAAGAAGATTCTAAATTTATTGAGGATTTAGGTGCAGACTCTTTAGACGTAGTTGAATTAGTTATGGCTTTAGAAGAAAAATTTGATATCGAAATCCCTGATGAAGATGCTGAAGGTATCCAAACAGTTGCTGATGCTATCAAATACATCGAAGAGCACGCATAA
- a CDS encoding c-type cytochrome has protein sequence MRELKILVVVVALTLITYWGVEPFAHSQMHPHVDPANYDFAQADKVTAKEQVEEKKVALEEAEAKAKETGDEKVTHIPKSEYNEAVKFQKTIDDFWASNKEALALTGNATNGATLVQSNCTACHSIKKEGFPPVMDDASSAAAYGVVPPDLSTAGKLYSKEYLVGFIKEPTLASKVSHKFVDGRVHPMPSYSWMQPQEIADMVAYLQSIAPDKMTDKEVFQNACQRCHSIKYGDMKGGSMAAHTPEASIKAYMGKVPPDLSQYIRSRGAQYLHEFINDPQKHLEGTAMPRVGLTKESEVKVISYLEKVGDSKKEQREELGPKFLIYLVIFAIFAWLWKASRWRDVH, from the coding sequence ATGAGAGAATTAAAAATACTTGTGGTAGTGGTAGCACTAACACTTATTACTTACTGGGGTGTTGAACCATTTGCACATTCACAAATGCATCCTCATGTAGATCCTGCAAATTATGATTTTGCACAAGCTGATAAAGTAACTGCAAAAGAACAAGTTGAAGAGAAAAAAGTAGCTTTAGAAGAAGCAGAAGCTAAAGCTAAAGAGACTGGTGATGAGAAAGTAACTCATATACCAAAAAGTGAATACAACGAAGCTGTTAAATTCCAAAAAACAATTGATGATTTTTGGGCTTCAAACAAAGAAGCTTTAGCTTTAACAGGTAATGCAACAAATGGTGCAACTTTAGTACAATCAAACTGTACTGCTTGTCACTCAATTAAAAAAGAGGGATTCCCTCCTGTAATGGATGATGCAAGTTCAGCTGCTGCTTATGGTGTAGTTCCACCAGATTTAAGTACTGCGGGTAAACTTTACTCTAAAGAGTATTTAGTTGGATTTATTAAAGAACCAACTTTAGCTTCAAAAGTTTCACATAAATTTGTTGATGGTAGAGTTCACCCAATGCCTTCTTACTCTTGGATGCAACCACAAGAGATTGCAGATATGGTAGCATATTTACAATCAATTGCACCAGATAAAATGACAGATAAAGAAGTATTCCAAAATGCTTGTCAAAGATGTCATAGTATTAAATATGGAGATATGAAAGGTGGTTCAATGGCTGCGCATACTCCAGAAGCTAGTATTAAAGCATATATGGGGAAAGTTCCACCAGATTTATCACAATATATTAGAAGTAGAGGTGCTCAATATTTACACGAATTTATTAATGACCCTCAAAAACACTTAGAAGGTACTGCAATGCCTAGAGTTGGTCTAACTAAAGAATCTGAAGTAAAAGTTATCTCTTACTTAGAAAAAGTTGGTGACTCTAAAAAAGAACAAAGAGAAGAATTAGGACCTAAATTCTTAATTTATCTTGTAATCTTTGCAATCTTTGCATGGTTATGGAAAGCAAGTAGATGGAGAGATGTTCACTAA